From the Pseudomonas monsensis genome, the window CAGCGTTCTTCCGGCAGCAGCAGGCGGCCGATCACGCCATTGCCGCGTTCGCCGGCGCGGAACTCGTGACCACTGTTGTGATTGCCGCTGATCCGCGTGTCGAACAGGAAGCCATTGGTGAAGGCTTCGGTGCGATAACCCAGGTGCCGTGGGTCGTATTCGAAGGTGCCTTTATAGAAGGTGGTGGCGCGTTCATCCTGCGGTGACAGCAGTTGATAAAGGCTCGGCACCGAACCGTTATGCAGAAATGGCCCGGTGGCCCAGACGCCGGCCAGCGGTCGGGCCTTGTACGCGACTTTTTCGCGAACACCGATCGGCAGGCCGAATCCGTCGAGGCGCGGCTTCTCCTCGGGCGTGACCTGAGCCTCGCGATAGGCACGGCCTTCGACGAAGGCGGTCACGTACGCCAGGCCCTTGGCCACCGACAACTGACTCAGATCCAGCGGCTCCTCGGGCGTCGGGTGCAGTTTGACGTCCATTTTTTCCAGTTCTTTCAGGTCCCATTGCAGGGCCGTCAGGTCGAAGCGGTGGCTGGCAATGTTGTTGGCGGCGTTTGGGTCGGTACCGATGACGTCCACCGGCAACAGGGGTAAGCGCTGCACCCAGCGCTCGCCTTCCTGAGTCTTGCGTGGCACATGGCAGCCGGCGCAATTTTCCGCGAACAGCGCGCGTCCTTTGGCCGCGAGAGGTTTATCGACTGCACCGAACAAGGCCTCCGGCCAGGCAGGTGGCCGCAGTTTCTGCAGGGTTTCCTCGATCTTGTGCAGATCGCGCACGCGCACGCTGGAGGCATAGCGCGCATCGCCTTGCAGCGGCTGGCCGTTGGCGTCGAAGAAATTCAGGGTGGCGCCAACGCCCAACGCTTCGCCGATATTGCGGGCCATCGGCTGTTGCGCCGAACCGTTCCACTGCACCCAGTCGAATGTCCACATGTCCCACAGTTGCGGGTAATCCACCGGAGCGTCGGCGATGCGGTAATTGGCAGGGGAGATCGCATCACCGAACGTCGCATTGGCGATCCGCCCAAATGCGTCGGCGCGCCCCGGGCCTTCCTCGGTCGGATAGAGGCCGCGATGGGTGTCGTTCCACGCCACTTTGAGAAACGTATCCAGCGATTGTTTGAAATCCTTGCGCAGTTGCGCATGGCGCGCGTCGTATTCATCGCCCAGTACGTGGCGGGCGAAGCGTTCGAATTTCCACGGGTTGTAGTAAGTCGAGGTCAGACTTGCCACCAATGCCTGTCCGAAACTGCCGCCGCGCAGTGTAGGAACACTCGAAGGCAATACATGCTGCGCCGTCCCACCGTCGATGCGCACGGCCTGGCCTTTAAAGTGCAATTCGCCGGTGTGGCAAGCGGCACAGGTGATGTCCAGATATTGCTCGGTGCTGCCGGCGTTCTGATGTCGGGCAAAACCGACGGGCAAATTGCCGGGGTTGTCCGGTGTGGCTGTTTGCTGCGGGTCGATCAGAAAACCAAAGCGCGCGAGGTAGTCGGGGGCCGCGAAGCGTTGCTCTGAGAAAGGCAACTCCAGCGCCTGGAACCACTCGTAGCGCAGGCCTTTGACCTGGGTGCCCTGAGGGGTGAAGTAATAGGTTTGCCGCTCTTGTTCCGTCCACTGATCCAGGTAATGCACCTGCTGCACGGGTGTGTAGAAAGGCAATTTCGGGTTGGCGACGTAGTACAGAACCACTGTCAGGACCAGTCCCGACAGCACGATGATCAGGGTCAGCACGCGGAGTAAGAGGCGCAAGATAAACATCCTTGTCGAGTTGTTGTGTTGTTATGCCTGAGCCTGACCCTATGCGGCAAGTGGCCATTACGCCAGATGTTGTGGGAAGAGGAGGCTACGGTTGTCAGCAGCAGATGACAGAAGCTTCATCGTGTCTTCGCCCAAATGCGTTTTAATCCCTGAACTTATCGTCGCTTTACTGCTCTCATGCCGGTAGCCATTGGTCGTGGCGGCCTGATAAGCTCGCGGCTTTACTCGATTGCCCTATTCGGCGCATGAACAAGGAAATAGCATGAAACAGCATCGGTTGGCGGCGGCGGTAGCCCTGGTTAGCCTGGTCCTCGCGGGTTGTGATTCGCAGACCAGCGTAGAGCTGAAAACCCCGGCGCAAAAAGCTTCCTACGGTATCGGCCTGAACATGGGCAAGAGCCTGGCTCAGGAAGGCATGGATGATCTGGACTCCAAAGCGGTAGCCCAGGGCATCGAAGATGCCGTCGGCAAGAAAGAACAGAAGCTGAAAGATGAAGAACTGGTCGAAGCCTTCGCCGCGCTGCAAAAGCGTGCTGAAGAGCGCATGGCCAAGATGAGCGAAGAGTCGGCAGCTGCCGGCAAGAAATTCCTCGAAGAAAACGGCAAGAAAGCGGGTGTCACCACCACCGCTTCCGGCCTGCAGTACGAAGTGATCAAGAAAGCCGACGGCCCACAGCCCAAGCCGACTGACGTAGTGACCGTTCACTACACCGGCAAGCTGACCAACGGCACCGTATTCGACAGCTCCGTCGAGCGCGGCAGCCCGATTGATCTGCCGGTAAGTGGCGTGATTCCGGGGTGGGTCGAAGGCCTGCAACTGATGCACGTTGGCGAGAAGTACAAACTGTACATCCCTAGCGATCTGGCTTACGGCGCGCAATCGCCAAGCCCGGCAATCCCGGCCAACTCGGTTCTGGTCTTCGACCTGGAACTGCTGGCCATCAAGGATCCAGCCAAAGAAGACGCCGCTGCCAAGTAATCGGCTCCGGTTTCAACAACAACGCCTCGCTTATGCGGGGCGTTGTTGCATCTGGCGGATGGCAAGGGTAAACAGAGCGAACCGATGCCGGTCAGCACAGTCATACCTTTGAGGCTGCCCGCACTAGACGCCCTGAGCCGCCAAGTCAATGAAATATTGGGCTTTTTTATGTGAGTAAAAAACGCCCGATCTGAGCGCAGCCCTTATAAAACGGGGCTCCCAGCGCTGAAATGCAGCTCTGTTCACAAGGTTATCCACAATTTGTGTGGATAACATTTCAATGGGAGGAATAGATGAAAGCTCCGTGGAATTTCGCTCGATTCCTGCCCCTGGCCGGCCGTCTGCTGGCGCGTGGACGCTTGCCGACCCTGTTGTTTGCCGTCGCCAGCAAAGGCGCGGCACAGGGCAATCGCCTCGGCAAACTCAAGGACGACCTGCGTTTGTTGCAGGCATTGTGCCTGGCCTACTGGCGCGGCGAATACCGTGCGATCAGCCCGAAAGCGTTGATCTCCGTGGTTGCTGGCCTGATGTACTTCCTGAGCCCGGTAGATGCCATTCCCGATTTCATTCCCATGTTCGGCATGCTCGACGATATCGCCGTTCTCGCCTGGTTGATGAAAACCCTCGATGATGAACTCAGTGCCTTTCGTCTCTGGCGCAATCGCCAGCAGCCGGAAAAACTGGCGGTGGTTGAACGCCTGCCTGATACCCCCGAGCAATTGCAGCTTCAGGGGCCGAAAAAGCCCTGATTGACGAAGTCGCTCTGCAGATAGATACCCCCCGCGACCTTGGCCGCTGTTAGGATTACACTTCTAGGGAAAAGTGCCGACTCGCTAAGTGTTGTTGTCCTACGGGGTAGTCATGGATATTCAGATAATTGCACGCGATGGCGAGCCCGAATACGCAGTTCTGCCTTGGGCTCACTATCAGGCTCTACTGAAAGCAGCAGGGATCAATGAAACACCGTCGCAGCAGGCTCAAGCGCCTCTCGCGACCACACTGGACCCGATTCTTCCAGGTCTTGATCAACTACGCAGTTTGCGCGAAGGGAAGGGCATCGCCATCGAGGCGCTGGCCCGCACGGTAGGCATCAGCCCGTCTTATCTGGCCATGATCGAAAGCGGCGAGCGTCAGCCTGACGCCGCGATTCGTCGCAGCCTGGCCTGGGAACTGACGGTGCCAGGTTGGAGGGATGAATCGTGAGCGTACGCATCAGTCGTCAACATTGGGACGGATTGCTGGGAGAACTGGATCAGGCGCGCCGGCAGCGCCATCTTCTGACCTACCGAGCCTTGCTCGAACGTTTGCAGTTGCCGACGCCGGCGATGCAAACCCTGACCGCTGCACTGGAGCATCTGGCGGCACTGGACGCCAAGGCCGAACAACCGTTGCGCAGTTCGCTGGTGATCAGTCAGGGCGCCAGTCGCCTGCCGCGCACCGGTTTTTTTGAATGCGTTGAACGTCTGGGGCGTTTTTCGGGGCCGTCCGATGGTGTTGCCGCTGCCTCTTGGCATGCATCGGAAGTGGTCAGAGTCTTCGAATACGAATACCCGGAATCGGCGGAGGCCTGAGTGTTTTTGCGACTCAAGGCGCGTGCCGCTTATTGGCTGGCCCGCAGGCTGTTTCATTGGTCGTGGTTTGTCCGTCAGCCGCGAGGCTGGCGCTGGCTCGAAGGCCAGTTCGCGCGCATGGCCAATCTTGGCGACGTCGGTGCGCAAAGCTTTTACGGGCACATCCTGACCTTCCGTGGTGTTGGCCTCGGCGCACGTGAAGAAGGCGTGCGTTTGTTGCGTCTCGCGGCATTGGCGGGGGATGGCAAAGCGGCCTATCAGGTCGGTGTGATCAGTCTCGCAGGCACCCCGAGCAAAGCACCGGACCCGGCGGACGCAGCCCGCTGGTGGGGCATGGCCGCCAAGGCCGGACACCCGCTGGCCGAGCTCAAACTGAAAGAGCTGAACGCGCGGGATTCAACGCAGTAAATCCATTTGTGTCGATCAAATAAACGTGGCGTGAGGGAAACCTCTCGCCACGTTTTCGTTTTTGTCTGTACGTTTTGTAGTAAACGGTTTATTGCAGATTAGTCCTACAGCAAGTGCCTACTTGCCTGACTTCTTTCCCGATTGATCCCCCGCACAGTTCCCGCGCCTAACTTTTTGCGCGAGGGAACGCCAATGTTTGACCCGGTTTTTCAGTTCGTCCTGCACGCCGACGTGCGTTGATGCAAGCCGTCACTCGTATCGAGCAGGAACTCGACAGCTTTCCCGACACCCTCACGCTCTATCGCCAGCAGCTTGAGCACTGGTTGAGCAGCACGGCTGATCAGGTCAGTCATGCGGCCGATCTGCCGTCGCTGATGGGCATGGAGCGGATTATCCGCTTCGGTGATCGCAGCACCGCCGTCAGCACTGGCGACAGCGAATTCGTCTCCGGCGTCGTCCAGTGCCCCCAGGGCGGATTGATGCTGATCGAGAGCAAGTTTGAATCCGTCTATGACATTCCACTGGGCAACATCGTGGTCGATGTGGTGGCGGTGGATGGCGGGGCCGTCACGCCTGTCACGCTTGATGCGCGCGGCGAGGGCGCATTTCGTGGCGAGCCCGGTAATTTCTACCGGGTGCAAGTGCACGGTGGCGTCAGTCCGAAACAGGTCGAACAACTTTTTGCATCCTATGACGGTCTGGCTCTTGAGCTGGAGGACTGGTTGCGCAGCGAGTGGCAGGGCTTCAAGCCGCAGTGGTCGCAGTCGGTCGCCACCGCCGCGGGCAACGGCACGCTGGCCGGGAGCTGGGCAGCCATTGAGGGGGTATGGGACAGCATTGGAATGCTGTCGGAGATTCTCAAGAACCCCGGCGCTTTTGTGGATCGACTGGGTAGTGGCGCGACCGATCTGATGAATCTGGCCGCGACGGCTCCCGAGGTCATGCAACAGTTGCAGTTGCTGGTCAGTGATGAGGCGGCGCTGTGTTTGCTGCTGCGCACGGCCAGTCTTTGGCTGGAGATGCTGCCGCCCAGTGAAATTGCCGGCAAGACCGCTGAAGCGGCGTCGATGATGATCGTGCAACTGCTGCTCGATGTGCTGATCAGTATCGTCCTGACCTTCGCCAGTGGTGGTGCCGGGATCGCCTATCTGACGCTGCGACTCGCGGATCGTGCGGTGCAACTGCTGTCGGCGGTGATGCGATTGGTCAAGGCGCTGTTCGGCATCGTCGGCGGGTTCATCAAGTACGTCGATCAATACAAAACCGTCGCCGCACGCGGCATCGTCGCAGGGGTGAAAAAGGGTCGCATGCAACTGCGCTGGAATGCCCGGCGCAATACCTCGCTGAAGAAAGGCGAGCACCACGACGATAAGCCGGATCAAGCGAAAAACCCCAACGGCGACAGCGCCGATTGCGTGTCGCGCACCTGCACCAATGGTTGTCCGGTGTCGATGGTCACTGGCGAAGAACTGCTGACCCTGACCGATGGCACGCTCGATGGCTTGCTGCCGTTCGAGTTCACCCGGTTGTACCGCACCAGCGCGGTTGAGAACGATGTCGGCCTGGGCTTTGGCTGGAGTCATTCACTGGCGCATCGGCTGGAGTTCGATGGCGATGTGGTGGTCTGGGTCGATCACGAAAACCGCCGCACGCGGTTTCCGTTGCCCAGCGTTGAACGGCCGGCGATTCACAACAGCCTGTCGCGGGCGGCGATTTTTCTCGGCGAAGAGCCGGAGGAGCTGATTCTTGCGCTGGCGGGGGAAACGGCGCGGTTTTATCACTTTCGGGCGGGGCGGCTGACGGCGGTCAGCGATTCGTACGACAACCGGTTACGTGTTTTACGGGATCGGTCTGACAGGGTTCAGCGACTGGATAACGGCACGGGTCGGTCGCTGCTGTTGCGCTATGAGCGTGCGCATCTGATCGCCGTTGATTACCAGGTGTTGGCTGGCGATGTCTGGCGCACCGAGCAAACGTTGGTCAGTTATTGCTACGACGCCCAACAGCGATTGATCGAGGCGACCAACGCCGCCGGCGACAGCGAGCGTTACGACTACGACGATCAACACGTCATCCTGCAACGGCAATTGACCGGTGGCGCCAGTTTCTTCTGGGAGTGGGAGCGGTCCGGCAAGGCGGCCCGCTGCGTGCGCCACTGGGCGTCGTTCTCGCAGGTGGACACGCGTTATGTCTGGAACGACGACGGCAGCGTGGCGGTGCATTACGTTGATGGCACCGAGGAAACCTACGTCCACGATGACCGCGCACGCCTGGTGCGCAAGGTCGAGGCCAACGGTGGCGAACAGCTCAAGGCCTACGACTCCTCGGGGCGCTTGGTCGCCGAGCAAGATGCGTCAGGTGCGATCACCGAATACCGCTACGACGAGGCCGGACGGCTGGTGGCGCTGCTTGCGCCGGATGATGAGCCGACGTCCTACGAATACCGTAACGGTTTCCTGCACAGCCGTGCACGGGGCGAGGCGGTGTGGACCTGGCGGCGCAATGCCCAGGGCGATGTCACCGAGGCGGTCGATCCTGACGGCCATGTCACCCATTACCACTACGACGCCCGTGGGCGGTTGCTGTCGATCCGTTACCCGGACAGCAGCCGCCATGTGCGGGTCTGGAACGACCTCGGTCAGCTCGTTGAAGAAACCTTGCCCGACGGTGGCGTGCGGCGCTTTTCCTACGATGCGCTGGGGCGACGGACCACCACGTGCGACGAACATGGCGCTGTCACGCGTCAGCAGTGGGATGCGCTGGGCCGGCTGGTTCAGACGACGGCGCCTACCGGTGCCACCCGCGCCTACAGCTACGGCGCCTACGGTCAGGTCACCGCCGAGCGTGACGAACTCGGGCGCATCACCCGTTACGAGTATGACGATGACCTGCACCTGGTCTCGCGCAAGATCAACCCCGACGGCACGCGGGTGCAGTACCGCTACGACCATGCGCAGTTGTTGCTCACCGAGATCGAGAACGAGTCCGGCGAAACATACCGCCTGGACTACACGTCCACCGGATTGATCCGACAGGAAACCGGCTTCGACGGCCGCCGTACGGCGTATGCCTATGACCTCAACGGGCATCTGCTGGAAAAGACCGAGTTCGGCGATGACGGCTCGACGCGGGTCACAGCTTACGAGCGCGATACCGCCGGGCGCCTGCTGATCAAGACCCTGCCCGACGGGGTCAAGGTCGAGTACCGCTACGACCGCCTCGGGCG encodes:
- a CDS encoding di-heme-cytochrome C peroxidase, which produces MRLLLRVLTLIIVLSGLVLTVVLYYVANPKLPFYTPVQQVHYLDQWTEQERQTYYFTPQGTQVKGLRYEWFQALELPFSEQRFAAPDYLARFGFLIDPQQTATPDNPGNLPVGFARHQNAGSTEQYLDITCAACHTGELHFKGQAVRIDGGTAQHVLPSSVPTLRGGSFGQALVASLTSTYYNPWKFERFARHVLGDEYDARHAQLRKDFKQSLDTFLKVAWNDTHRGLYPTEEGPGRADAFGRIANATFGDAISPANYRIADAPVDYPQLWDMWTFDWVQWNGSAQQPMARNIGEALGVGATLNFFDANGQPLQGDARYASSVRVRDLHKIEETLQKLRPPAWPEALFGAVDKPLAAKGRALFAENCAGCHVPRKTQEGERWVQRLPLLPVDVIGTDPNAANNIASHRFDLTALQWDLKELEKMDVKLHPTPEEPLDLSQLSVAKGLAYVTAFVEGRAYREAQVTPEEKPRLDGFGLPIGVREKVAYKARPLAGVWATGPFLHNGSVPSLYQLLSPQDERATTFYKGTFEYDPRHLGYRTEAFTNGFLFDTRISGNHNSGHEFRAGERGNGVIGRLLLPEERWALLEYLKVLGGPLEAQLP
- a CDS encoding FKBP-type peptidyl-prolyl cis-trans isomerase, yielding MKQHRLAAAVALVSLVLAGCDSQTSVELKTPAQKASYGIGLNMGKSLAQEGMDDLDSKAVAQGIEDAVGKKEQKLKDEELVEAFAALQKRAEERMAKMSEESAAAGKKFLEENGKKAGVTTTASGLQYEVIKKADGPQPKPTDVVTVHYTGKLTNGTVFDSSVERGSPIDLPVSGVIPGWVEGLQLMHVGEKYKLYIPSDLAYGAQSPSPAIPANSVLVFDLELLAIKDPAKEDAAAK
- a CDS encoding YkvA family protein, whose amino-acid sequence is MKAPWNFARFLPLAGRLLARGRLPTLLFAVASKGAAQGNRLGKLKDDLRLLQALCLAYWRGEYRAISPKALISVVAGLMYFLSPVDAIPDFIPMFGMLDDIAVLAWLMKTLDDELSAFRLWRNRQQPEKLAVVERLPDTPEQLQLQGPKKP
- a CDS encoding helix-turn-helix domain-containing protein; translation: MDIQIIARDGEPEYAVLPWAHYQALLKAAGINETPSQQAQAPLATTLDPILPGLDQLRSLREGKGIAIEALARTVGISPSYLAMIESGERQPDAAIRRSLAWELTVPGWRDES
- a CDS encoding sel1 repeat family protein, encoding MFLRLKARAAYWLARRLFHWSWFVRQPRGWRWLEGQFARMANLGDVGAQSFYGHILTFRGVGLGAREEGVRLLRLAALAGDGKAAYQVGVISLAGTPSKAPDPADAARWWGMAAKAGHPLAELKLKELNARDSTQ
- a CDS encoding RHS repeat-associated core domain-containing protein; its protein translation is MQAVTRIEQELDSFPDTLTLYRQQLEHWLSSTADQVSHAADLPSLMGMERIIRFGDRSTAVSTGDSEFVSGVVQCPQGGLMLIESKFESVYDIPLGNIVVDVVAVDGGAVTPVTLDARGEGAFRGEPGNFYRVQVHGGVSPKQVEQLFASYDGLALELEDWLRSEWQGFKPQWSQSVATAAGNGTLAGSWAAIEGVWDSIGMLSEILKNPGAFVDRLGSGATDLMNLAATAPEVMQQLQLLVSDEAALCLLLRTASLWLEMLPPSEIAGKTAEAASMMIVQLLLDVLISIVLTFASGGAGIAYLTLRLADRAVQLLSAVMRLVKALFGIVGGFIKYVDQYKTVAARGIVAGVKKGRMQLRWNARRNTSLKKGEHHDDKPDQAKNPNGDSADCVSRTCTNGCPVSMVTGEELLTLTDGTLDGLLPFEFTRLYRTSAVENDVGLGFGWSHSLAHRLEFDGDVVVWVDHENRRTRFPLPSVERPAIHNSLSRAAIFLGEEPEELILALAGETARFYHFRAGRLTAVSDSYDNRLRVLRDRSDRVQRLDNGTGRSLLLRYERAHLIAVDYQVLAGDVWRTEQTLVSYCYDAQQRLIEATNAAGDSERYDYDDQHVILQRQLTGGASFFWEWERSGKAARCVRHWASFSQVDTRYVWNDDGSVAVHYVDGTEETYVHDDRARLVRKVEANGGEQLKAYDSSGRLVAEQDASGAITEYRYDEAGRLVALLAPDDEPTSYEYRNGFLHSRARGEAVWTWRRNAQGDVTEAVDPDGHVTHYHYDARGRLLSIRYPDSSRHVRVWNDLGQLVEETLPDGGVRRFSYDALGRRTTTCDEHGAVTRQQWDALGRLVQTTAPTGATRAYSYGAYGQVTAERDELGRITRYEYDDDLHLVSRKINPDGTRVQYRYDHAQLLLTEIENESGETYRLDYTSTGLIRQETGFDGRRTAYAYDLNGHLLEKTEFGDDGSTRVTAYERDTAGRLLIKTLPDGVKVEYRYDRLGRLVGVDDGQKHSLAFEYDLQDRLITEHQGWGTLRYAYDACGQLKRQRLPDNSKLDYHYAKGGALTAIDLNGASLTRHVYQSGREQQRQQGLLLSEYAYDDQGRLLAHAVGHQHASLYRRDYAYSANGNLEHIADSRHGQRTYGYDALDRLIRVRHSRDELPETFAHDPAGNLLMQDRPGPTQIRGNRLLMQGDRHYDYDAFGNLIRERRGRDQQLVTEYRYDSQHRLIGLTRPDGKTASYRYDAFGRRIRKTVDGVSTEYFWQGDHLVAESSKTQHRSYIYEPGTFRPLALLDGKGPKKACPFYYQLDHLGTPQELTDYSGEIVWSAQYDAYGKVAAITLAGEDYLDQPLRFQGQYFDAESGLHYNRHRYYDPRLGRYLTPDPVKLAGGLNQYQYVPNPTGWVDPLGLSCSCPPPEPRRPMRYEAGGVVVEEGAPSLPKMTAQERRARLDEVAEENAKRRVHEYEDLYDMHTVKKHSSEIPDRALKQRGINGADPHTGIVPLRARGNLSSQFHNWRMHLGALNKAMTKDKDGLIMHTGKDQKGNPIVRLELPGAGRGYRPNKMNQQDPSLNEDMNWFEVKFDQGNTQKPFTGFPAEGK